The Candidatus Polarisedimenticolaceae bacterium genome window below encodes:
- a CDS encoding response regulator transcription factor gives MIEKVRIIVADDHAVVRKGVRDILTEVPGFTVVAECADGDAVLRAIAEIAADVVVLDVDMPGKDGFAVLRALKDTTPRPEFVLMTMHGREDLLRGAFDLGAKGYVAKGGSLLDVIDAIRAVRAGQPYISSSLSASLLTKKADPVSLDALTPAERRVLRLIADFKSSKEIADELGIHYRTVENHRTAIAGKLGLTGSHALVRFAALHRDRLI, from the coding sequence ATGATCGAGAAGGTGCGCATCATCGTCGCCGACGATCACGCGGTCGTGCGCAAGGGCGTGCGCGACATCCTTACGGAGGTCCCCGGGTTCACTGTCGTCGCCGAATGCGCCGACGGCGACGCCGTGCTGCGGGCGATCGCAGAGATCGCCGCCGACGTCGTCGTTCTCGACGTCGACATGCCCGGGAAGGACGGCTTCGCGGTGCTGCGCGCCCTCAAGGACACGACGCCGAGGCCGGAGTTCGTGCTCATGACGATGCATGGCCGGGAAGACTTGCTGCGCGGCGCCTTCGATCTCGGCGCGAAGGGTTACGTCGCCAAGGGTGGCTCGCTTCTCGACGTGATCGACGCGATCCGCGCGGTGCGCGCCGGCCAGCCGTACATCAGCTCGTCGCTCTCCGCGAGCCTGCTGACGAAGAAGGCCGATCCCGTCTCGCTCGACGCGCTCACCCCCGCGGAGCGCCGCGTGCTGCGCCTCATCGCCGACTTCAAGAGCAGCAAGGAGATCGCGGACGAGCTGGGAATCCACTACCGCACGGTCGAGAACCACCGCACCGCGATTGCCGGCAAGCTCGGCCTCACGGGGAGCCACGCGCTCGTCCGCTTCGCCGCCCTCCACCGCGACCGCCTGATCTAG
- a CDS encoding two-component regulator propeller domain-containing protein, whose translation MLRSNRLLCALLVTACLSPAFAVPSELIFDRFGEERGFPSETITALYRDHAGFLWVGSREGLAVWDGYSVRVYEHEVGNADSLPDNSIRTIYEDRSNELWVGTNSGGLARLDRTTGRFERFRNDPKDPKSLSHDSVYAIAEDADGALWVGTQNGLNRFDAKTRAFERVEGVPNEYVYALKLDRSKRMWLAMVGGGFAWLDPKTRRVTRLPVADERDDNAFAIAEDPSGGIWFGTERHLYRFDPATGSARSVAAPELAPGDDFPIVTAIACDAHGTLWISTWNRGLIAFDTTTGASHGYRNDPQREDSLGADRLAAVVADASGDVWIGTWGRGLARFSATGDLFHVTLEPKLPYREITALDEDKSGTLWVGTWGKGLFRLGRNGDFSGIAPPDDPPLALRTVLSLAEQADGTMWAASMASLTRIDPVRGTATAIPVPSTGYRNAVAVDRAGTLWVGTGGSGLFRLERDGRSFTRFHADSADPSSLSDDFVTSVLVGSNGALWIGTRSGGLNVFDPKTGKAVRLLPSTTDQATIGHQHISQVLESRSGVVWAGTNGGGLARITGKTGGGFDVKRITTDDGLVNQNVTSLVEDDDGTIWIGTRHGLSRYDPASGRFHNYGLADGLPGVEFNPGAARHGRDVLWLGTSGGLLAIRPGSPFVDPPVAPTVVTDIRTLKGPMRLPAAAWETRSIDVAYGTPLSFSFAVLDFRTPHHFAYRLEGRSDAWTDLPGQTIALTDLPPGGYTMSVRGRSARGAWSETPPLAIHVTPPYWMTWWFRLAAGAGLIGIVSTVYATRTARLKQRNRELETLQLAREQALLEARQSQAELHGTYDRLRGLTRRLEDAKEEEKRRIARELHDDMGQVLSAIKINLKALGRLPDASPERGARLTDSIGLVDDMIGNVREIVLDLRPPMLDELGLIVALRGYAEGQSVRTGAAIEVEANFDAERLKPETAIAAFRIVQEAVHNAVRHGEGRHITVSVRVDSSRLLLSVRDDGRGFDVAEALQRAATGRHLGLSGMRERVEALGGRLELDSSIGQGAEIRASVPLTSEEAGS comes from the coding sequence ATGCTCCGATCGAATCGGCTGCTTTGCGCCCTCCTCGTGACGGCGTGCTTGTCGCCCGCGTTCGCGGTCCCGAGCGAGCTGATCTTCGACCGGTTCGGCGAGGAGCGCGGATTCCCGTCGGAGACGATCACCGCGCTCTACCGCGATCACGCCGGCTTCCTGTGGGTCGGCTCGCGTGAAGGCCTCGCCGTCTGGGACGGCTACTCGGTGCGCGTCTACGAGCACGAGGTCGGGAACGCGGATTCGCTCCCCGACAATTCGATACGGACGATCTACGAGGATCGAAGCAACGAGCTCTGGGTCGGGACGAACTCCGGCGGCCTCGCGCGTCTGGATCGCACGACCGGTCGCTTCGAGCGTTTCCGCAACGATCCGAAGGATCCGAAAAGCCTGAGCCACGACAGCGTCTACGCGATCGCCGAGGACGCGGACGGCGCGCTCTGGGTCGGCACGCAGAATGGATTGAATCGCTTCGACGCGAAGACGCGAGCATTCGAGCGCGTGGAGGGCGTCCCGAACGAGTACGTCTATGCGCTGAAGCTCGACCGGTCGAAGCGCATGTGGCTGGCGATGGTGGGCGGCGGGTTCGCATGGCTCGACCCGAAGACGCGCCGCGTCACGCGCCTTCCGGTCGCCGACGAGCGCGACGACAACGCCTTCGCGATCGCCGAGGATCCTTCGGGCGGGATCTGGTTTGGCACCGAGCGTCATCTCTACCGTTTCGACCCCGCGACGGGATCGGCGCGAAGCGTCGCCGCGCCCGAGCTCGCCCCCGGCGACGACTTTCCGATCGTCACCGCGATCGCATGCGACGCCCACGGCACGTTGTGGATCTCCACGTGGAACCGCGGCCTCATCGCCTTCGACACCACGACGGGCGCGAGCCACGGTTATCGAAACGACCCGCAGCGCGAGGACAGCCTCGGCGCCGACCGGCTGGCGGCGGTGGTGGCGGACGCCTCGGGAGACGTCTGGATCGGAACATGGGGGCGCGGCCTCGCAAGATTCTCGGCGACCGGGGATCTCTTCCACGTCACGCTCGAGCCCAAGCTTCCCTACCGTGAGATCACCGCCCTCGACGAGGACAAGAGCGGCACGCTCTGGGTCGGCACGTGGGGGAAGGGCCTTTTCCGGCTGGGCCGAAACGGCGATTTCTCCGGCATCGCGCCGCCCGACGACCCCCCGCTCGCTCTGAGGACGGTGCTCAGCCTCGCCGAACAGGCCGACGGCACGATGTGGGCGGCGTCGATGGCGTCGCTCACGCGCATCGACCCGGTTCGCGGAACCGCAACGGCGATTCCGGTCCCCAGCACGGGCTACAGGAACGCCGTCGCCGTCGATCGCGCCGGGACGCTTTGGGTCGGCACCGGGGGGAGCGGTCTCTTCCGCCTCGAGCGCGACGGCCGCTCGTTCACACGCTTCCACGCCGATTCCGCCGATCCCTCGAGCCTGAGCGACGACTTCGTGACCAGTGTCCTCGTCGGATCGAACGGAGCGTTGTGGATCGGAACGCGCTCCGGCGGCTTGAACGTCTTCGATCCGAAGACGGGGAAAGCCGTGCGCCTTCTCCCGTCGACGACCGATCAGGCGACGATCGGCCACCAGCACATCTCGCAGGTCCTGGAATCGAGGAGCGGAGTCGTCTGGGCGGGAACCAACGGCGGCGGGCTCGCGCGGATCACGGGGAAGACCGGCGGCGGCTTCGACGTGAAGCGGATCACGACCGACGACGGACTGGTCAACCAGAACGTGACGTCGCTCGTCGAGGACGACGACGGCACGATATGGATCGGCACGCGCCACGGGCTCTCCCGGTACGACCCCGCGTCCGGGCGCTTCCATAACTACGGTCTCGCCGACGGGCTACCCGGCGTCGAATTCAACCCGGGGGCGGCCCGTCACGGACGTGACGTGCTCTGGCTCGGCACTTCGGGAGGGCTCCTCGCGATCCGCCCGGGCTCGCCGTTCGTCGATCCGCCGGTGGCGCCGACGGTGGTCACCGACATCCGCACCCTCAAGGGCCCCATGCGCCTCCCCGCGGCGGCGTGGGAGACCAGGAGCATCGACGTCGCCTACGGCACGCCGCTCTCGTTCAGCTTCGCGGTCCTCGACTTCCGCACCCCGCATCACTTCGCCTACCGACTCGAAGGACGGAGCGACGCGTGGACGGACCTCCCCGGACAGACGATCGCGCTCACCGACCTTCCGCCGGGCGGCTACACGATGAGTGTGCGCGGCCGGAGCGCGCGCGGCGCGTGGAGCGAGACGCCGCCGCTCGCGATTCACGTGACGCCGCCGTACTGGATGACGTGGTGGTTCCGTCTCGCCGCGGGAGCAGGCCTCATCGGCATCGTGTCCACGGTCTATGCCACCCGGACGGCAAGGCTGAAACAGAGGAACCGCGAGCTCGAGACGCTCCAGCTCGCCCGCGAGCAGGCGCTCCTCGAGGCGCGGCAGAGCCAGGCCGAGCTTCACGGGACGTACGATCGCCTGCGTGGGCTGACGCGACGCCTCGAGGACGCCAAGGAAGAGGAGAAGCGGCGTATCGCGCGCGAGCTGCACGACGACATGGGCCAGGTGCTGAGCGCGATCAAGATCAACCTCAAGGCGCTCGGCCGCCTCCCCGACGCCTCGCCCGAGCGGGGCGCGCGGCTCACGGACTCGATCGGTCTCGTCGACGACATGATCGGCAACGTGCGCGAGATCGTGCTCGACCTCAGGCCTCCGATGCTCGACGAGCTGGGGCTCATCGTCGCGCTGCGCGGCTACGCCGAGGGGCAGTCCGTCAGGACCGGAGCGGCGATCGAAGTCGAGGCGAACTTCGACGCCGAGCGCCTCAAACCCGAGACCGCGATCGCCGCCTTCCGGATCGTCCAGGAGGCGGTGCACAACGCGGTCCGGCACGGCGAGGGGCGGCACATCACCGTGTCGGTGCGCGTCGACTCAAGCCGTCTGCTCCTGAGCGTCCGTGACGACGGGCGCGGATTCGACGTCGCCGAGGCGCTCCAGCGTGCGGCGACCGGCCGGCACCTCGGCTTGAGCGGCATGCGCGAGCGCGTCGAGGCGCTGGGCGGGCGGCTCGAGCTGGATTCTTCCATCGGGCAGGGAGCGGAGATCCGGGCGAGCGTACCATTGACCTCCGAGGAGGCCGGCTCATGA
- a CDS encoding two-component regulator propeller domain-containing protein, producing MTALTAPLLAAALAAPGLSYRVFTTDNGLPQNSVYAIDQTPDGYLWIATRDGLVRFDGHRMTVVNHAEVPEILSNRILALRVDREGSLWIGTEDGGVTRMTHGEFRTFGVADGLPDAAVGGIQQDAEGRIWVSTMRGLAVFDGVRFVRTQEVTARPGEKTELYWVAFVRDTGVRFLEPDGKLADYVWPEGHRPIAQFLDPRGALWSRTTAHTLLKSEHGRTTELAAPVAPGPPSTNLRYAATEGKDGRTWLLLDGRLSVLENGSWRTFGPDLPAAATNPIAMIEDAEGSLWIGGESGLVQAFPTPVRTVAPEAPGDEHNFYPIAEDRTGAVWAGSQNMAFRVDGDRFTRSATFFTAVRPEADGSVLVGDNDGVRRERSDGRVETVYRLPGTVLDILHDRRGTVWAGTSEGLVRIDPSGAIRRFGVADGLAGARVGALIERASGAIWAGCYGGLSRIDGDRVTTWKIKDGLSSETIRALYEDERGVLWIGTYDGGLTRFADGKLVVIRKRDGLFDDGAFAIVDDRTGRLWMSCNRGIYAVARAELDAFAEGRARSVTSLAFGRMDGMASAECNGGYQPAGFRKSDGTLWFATQQGIAIVDPRLVGENTVAPNVAIEEIASERRAHDVAREATLDPSESRLEVRFTATTFVRPEQARFRYRMEGLDDEWEDAGTARFARYSHLPPGHYVFHVAAANADGVWNEKGASVAIRVTPAWWQTVWFRGGTVVLGLGLVGLGVRSRFERLKRRREEQDLFSRQLIASQEAERKRIAGELHDGIGQTLVVIRNRAQMGLRDGTTSDDARRQMEEIVEATGDGIEEVRKVAYNLRPYQLDRLGLTRAIEALVEQTAESSGMTIASHLDPLDGLFAEGDEIGVYRIVQEALSNMLRHAHATRAGVTAKAGEGRVEITVEDDGRGFDPASLPADRPGMGLAGIAERARILGGRHTVQSLPGRGTKIVVSLPTRGGSA from the coding sequence ATGACCGCGTTGACGGCGCCTCTCCTGGCGGCGGCGCTCGCCGCGCCCGGCTTGAGCTACCGGGTCTTCACGACCGACAACGGCCTCCCGCAGAACTCCGTCTACGCGATCGACCAGACCCCCGACGGCTACCTCTGGATCGCGACACGGGACGGTCTCGTGCGCTTCGACGGCCATCGCATGACCGTCGTCAATCACGCCGAGGTTCCGGAGATCCTCTCCAATCGGATCTTGGCGCTCCGCGTCGATCGCGAGGGGAGCCTCTGGATCGGCACGGAGGACGGCGGCGTCACGCGGATGACACATGGCGAGTTCCGCACGTTCGGCGTCGCGGACGGACTGCCGGATGCGGCCGTCGGCGGCATCCAGCAGGACGCGGAAGGACGGATCTGGGTCTCGACAATGCGCGGCCTCGCCGTGTTCGACGGCGTCCGCTTCGTGAGAACGCAGGAGGTCACGGCGCGGCCCGGCGAAAAGACGGAGCTCTACTGGGTCGCGTTCGTTCGCGATACGGGCGTGCGGTTCCTCGAGCCGGACGGAAAGCTCGCGGACTACGTCTGGCCGGAGGGCCACAGGCCGATCGCCCAGTTCTTGGACCCGCGCGGGGCGCTCTGGAGCCGCACGACGGCGCACACGCTGCTGAAATCGGAGCACGGCCGCACGACCGAGCTGGCGGCTCCCGTCGCACCGGGTCCGCCGTCGACGAACTTGCGGTATGCGGCGACCGAAGGGAAGGACGGGAGGACGTGGCTGCTGCTCGACGGCCGGCTGAGCGTGCTGGAGAACGGCTCATGGCGGACCTTCGGCCCCGATCTGCCTGCCGCCGCCACGAACCCGATCGCGATGATCGAGGATGCCGAGGGCTCCCTCTGGATCGGCGGTGAGAGCGGTCTCGTCCAGGCGTTCCCGACGCCGGTCAGGACGGTTGCTCCCGAGGCGCCGGGGGATGAGCACAACTTCTATCCGATCGCCGAGGACCGCACAGGCGCGGTCTGGGCGGGAAGTCAGAACATGGCGTTCCGCGTCGACGGCGACCGCTTCACACGGAGCGCAACGTTCTTCACCGCGGTCCGGCCGGAGGCCGACGGCTCCGTGCTCGTGGGCGACAATGACGGGGTCCGGCGCGAGCGATCGGACGGACGCGTGGAGACGGTCTACCGCCTGCCGGGGACGGTCCTCGACATCCTCCACGACCGCCGCGGCACGGTCTGGGCCGGAACGTCCGAAGGCCTCGTCCGGATCGATCCGTCGGGCGCGATCCGGCGTTTCGGGGTTGCCGACGGACTTGCGGGAGCGCGCGTCGGTGCGCTGATCGAGCGCGCGTCGGGCGCGATCTGGGCGGGGTGCTACGGGGGGCTCAGCCGGATCGACGGCGACCGCGTCACGACGTGGAAGATCAAGGACGGCCTCTCGAGCGAGACGATCCGAGCGCTCTACGAGGACGAGCGCGGCGTCCTCTGGATCGGAACCTACGACGGAGGGCTCACGCGATTCGCGGACGGGAAGCTGGTCGTGATCCGCAAGCGCGACGGCCTCTTCGACGACGGCGCCTTCGCGATCGTGGACGACCGGACGGGGCGGCTGTGGATGAGCTGCAATCGCGGAATCTACGCCGTCGCCAGGGCGGAGCTCGACGCGTTTGCCGAGGGTCGTGCAAGGTCGGTCACGTCTCTCGCCTTCGGGCGCATGGACGGCATGGCGAGCGCCGAGTGCAACGGCGGCTATCAGCCTGCGGGGTTCCGGAAGAGCGACGGCACGCTGTGGTTCGCCACGCAGCAGGGGATCGCGATCGTCGATCCGCGTCTCGTCGGCGAGAACACCGTTGCGCCGAACGTCGCGATCGAGGAGATCGCGAGCGAGCGCCGGGCGCACGACGTCGCGCGGGAGGCGACGCTCGATCCGTCGGAGAGCCGGCTCGAGGTGCGCTTCACCGCGACGACCTTCGTGCGGCCGGAGCAGGCGCGGTTTCGCTACCGGATGGAGGGGCTCGACGACGAGTGGGAGGATGCGGGGACGGCGCGGTTCGCCCGCTACTCGCATCTCCCCCCGGGACACTACGTCTTCCACGTCGCCGCCGCGAACGCCGACGGCGTCTGGAACGAGAAGGGCGCGTCGGTCGCGATCCGCGTGACGCCGGCGTGGTGGCAGACCGTGTGGTTCCGCGGCGGAACGGTGGTGCTCGGGCTCGGCCTCGTGGGCCTCGGCGTTCGCTCGCGCTTCGAGCGCCTGAAGCGCCGCCGCGAGGAGCAAGACCTCTTCTCGCGCCAGCTCATCGCATCGCAGGAAGCCGAGCGCAAGCGGATCGCCGGCGAGCTTCACGACGGCATCGGCCAGACGCTCGTCGTGATCCGCAACCGTGCCCAGATGGGACTTCGGGACGGGACGACCTCCGACGACGCGCGCCGCCAGATGGAGGAGATCGTCGAAGCGACCGGCGATGGCATCGAGGAGGTCCGCAAGGTCGCGTACAACCTCCGTCCGTATCAGCTCGACCGGCTTGGTCTGACGCGCGCGATCGAGGCTCTCGTCGAGCAGACGGCGGAGTCGTCGGGCATGACGATCGCCTCTCACCTCGATCCCCTGGACGGCCTGTTCGCCGAGGGCGACGAGATCGGCGTCTACCGAATCGTGCAGGAAGCGCTGAGCAACATGCTCCGGCACGCCCACGCGACGCGGGCGGGCGTCACCGCAAAGGCCGGAGAGGGCCGTGTCGAGATCACCGTCGAGGACGACGGACGCGGCTTCGATCCCGCGAGCCTTCCGGCGGACCGGCCGGGGATGGGCCTCGCCGGGATCGCGGAGCGTGCGAGAATTCTCGGGGGACGTCACACGGTGCAGTCGTTGCCGGGGCGGGGGACGAAGATCGTCGTCTCGCTTCCCACGCGGGGTGGCAGCGCATGA
- a CDS encoding DUF3187 family protein, translating to MGAPRRLAVAFFFGLALAARAAEPSDDRPWFHLGPLRIRDLTPFGILRMDFLPAHAVSATPGTWALELNVSYQNTYVLSENVADYLRAKGAGHRVRYDASDVAAILALPGEAYIVDGELGVMDFNIHHRFTRHWGGYLTIPALTFQGGFLDGTIEGFHDLVGVGQEDRDLVARNQFFVVSKTKSGTLVFTSPPSNGLADPVLGARYSVVAEPERWNVIVETAVKPVLREAKPYLSSGQTDYGVQVSGQWFLRRQALYVSGSAVRFGGVRLEGVDHENLWVPTVTGAWEFGLGRGVNGIVQLYSSPSVVRNTDLGELKATKYLTSLGIQGLVKTWVWRLALTENLLTFENTADIAATLSVAKIFPAKKR from the coding sequence ATGGGGGCACCCCGCCGGCTCGCCGTAGCGTTCTTCTTCGGCCTCGCGCTCGCCGCGCGCGCGGCGGAGCCGTCCGATGACCGGCCCTGGTTCCACCTCGGGCCCCTGCGCATCCGAGATCTCACGCCCTTCGGCATCTTGAGGATGGACTTCCTCCCGGCGCACGCCGTCAGCGCGACGCCCGGGACATGGGCGCTCGAGCTGAATGTCAGCTACCAGAACACGTATGTGCTGAGCGAGAACGTCGCCGACTACCTGCGCGCGAAGGGCGCGGGCCACCGCGTGCGCTACGACGCCTCCGACGTCGCCGCGATCCTCGCGCTGCCGGGCGAGGCCTACATCGTCGACGGCGAGCTCGGTGTCATGGACTTCAACATTCACCACCGGTTCACCCGGCACTGGGGCGGCTACCTCACGATTCCCGCGCTCACGTTCCAGGGCGGCTTCCTCGACGGGACGATCGAGGGCTTCCACGACCTGGTCGGCGTCGGCCAAGAGGATCGCGACCTCGTCGCGAGGAACCAGTTCTTCGTGGTCAGCAAGACCAAGAGCGGGACCCTGGTGTTCACGTCGCCTCCCTCGAACGGGCTGGCCGATCCGGTGCTCGGCGCGCGTTACTCGGTCGTCGCCGAGCCCGAGCGGTGGAACGTCATCGTGGAGACGGCGGTGAAGCCGGTGCTGCGCGAGGCGAAGCCGTACCTCTCGAGCGGCCAGACCGACTACGGCGTCCAGGTCTCGGGTCAGTGGTTCTTGCGGCGGCAGGCGCTCTACGTCAGCGGCAGCGCGGTGCGATTCGGAGGCGTCCGCCTCGAGGGCGTCGACCACGAAAACCTCTGGGTCCCCACCGTCACCGGCGCGTGGGAGTTCGGTCTCGGCCGTGGCGTCAATGGGATCGTCCAGCTCTATTCGAGCCCGAGCGTCGTAAGGAACACCGATCTCGGCGAGCTCAAGGCGACGAAGTACCTGACCTCCCTCGGGATCCAGGGGCTCGTCAAGACGTGGGTCTGGCGGCTCGCCCTGACCGAGAACCTGCTGACGTTCGAGAACACGGCGGATATCGCGGCGACCCTCAGCGTCGCCAAGATCTTCCCGGCGAAAAAACGCTAG
- a CDS encoding response regulator transcription factor, with protein MKVLLADDHAVVRKGIHAVLTSLPGVEVVAETADGREALALIERLRPDLAVLDITMPGLNGLEVATRSAQASPRTKILILSMHAGEAYVAQALRAGVAGYLLKDAADDELPLAIKAVGRGDVYLSPKISRQVVERYVQSGSAQPDPLAGLTTRQREILQLVAEGKSSKEIAALLDLSVKTVESHRSQIMDRVGVHDLTGLVRFAIRVGLVSSES; from the coding sequence ATGAAGGTCCTGTTGGCGGACGACCACGCCGTCGTGCGGAAGGGGATCCACGCCGTCCTCACCTCGCTGCCCGGCGTCGAGGTGGTCGCCGAGACCGCCGACGGCCGCGAGGCGCTCGCGCTCATCGAGCGCCTCCGCCCGGACCTCGCGGTGCTCGACATCACGATGCCCGGCCTGAACGGTCTCGAGGTCGCGACGCGCAGCGCGCAGGCGTCGCCGCGCACGAAGATCCTCATCCTCTCGATGCACGCCGGCGAGGCGTACGTCGCGCAGGCCCTCCGCGCCGGTGTCGCGGGCTACCTCTTGAAGGATGCCGCCGACGACGAGCTGCCCCTCGCCATCAAGGCGGTCGGCCGCGGCGACGTCTACCTGAGCCCGAAGATCTCGCGCCAGGTCGTCGAGCGCTACGTCCAGTCGGGGTCCGCGCAGCCCGACCCGCTCGCCGGCTTGACGACACGCCAGCGCGAGATCCTCCAGCTCGTCGCGGAAGGGAAGTCGTCGAAGGAGATCGCGGCGCTCCTCGATCTCTCGGTGAAGACCGTCGAGTCGCATCGCAGCCAGATCATGGATCGCGTCGGCGTCCACGATCTGACCGGCCTCGTGCGCTTCGCGATTCGCGTCGGGCTCGTCTCTTCGGAGTCCTGA